The Candidatus Denitrolinea symbiosum DNA window GATCATGGCGGGGGTGGAAAGCGCCCTGCACACCAAAGCAACCGAGGCACATACATGATCGTCCTTTCCGTCGGAATGCCGCGCGCCGGTTCGGGCTGGCACTACAACGTCATCCACGACCTGATGGCCGCCACAGGCGCCGCCGACGCGCGCGACATCCGCGAGAAATACCGCCTGCAAAAGATCCTGACCGAAGTGAACTGCAACATCGGAGTCCTGTCCGCCCGGCGGCTGGCGATGACGACCGTCCCCGCGCTGATGGGCAACACCTTCGTCATCAAGGCTCACGCGGGACCTTCGACCTGGTCCCGTTTGCTGGAAGCGATCGGCCTCTTGAAGGTCGCCTACATCTACCGCGACCCGCGCGACGCCATGCTCTCCGCGTACGAGTTCGGCCAGCGCGCCATCCAGAAGGGACGTCCCAACGCGTTTTCGCACCTGACCGATTTCGAGAAGACGCTGGAGTTCGCCGCCGAATACGTCCGCATCTGGGAGAAGTGGATGCAGGAAAAGCGCGTCCTCGCCGCCCGCTACGAAGACCTGCTGACGGATTACGACAACGAGATTACGCGCCTGCTTGGATTCCTTAAATTGGACGGGGCCCAGCCCGAGGTCCGGGAAGTGATCGAGCGATACCGTCCCGGCGCGAACGACAACCAGCAGGGACTCCACTTTTACAAGGGCAAGATCGGGCGCTTCCGTCAAGCCTACGACGCGGCGCAGCAGGCGGTCCTGGCGGAGCGGTTCGGTCCCGCGCTGAAAAAAATGGGGTACGAAATTTAGCGTCCAGCTTCGCGCCTGAAAAGTCCGCCGCCGCGAAGAGCGCGAAGAAGCAAAGAGTCGTTCTTCGCGGGCCTGGCGGTTCAAAAAATTCTTGAAATCAGTTTGCAAACATTCGCTTAAGGATTTTCGGGTATCATACGCCCATGCGCACGTACGATTCGCCCTACATCGCCGA harbors:
- a CDS encoding sulfotransferase, producing MIVLSVGMPRAGSGWHYNVIHDLMAATGAADARDIREKYRLQKILTEVNCNIGVLSARRLAMTTVPALMGNTFVIKAHAGPSTWSRLLEAIGLLKVAYIYRDPRDAMLSAYEFGQRAIQKGRPNAFSHLTDFEKTLEFAAEYVRIWEKWMQEKRVLAARYEDLLTDYDNEITRLLGFLKLDGAQPEVREVIERYRPGANDNQQGLHFYKGKIGRFRQAYDAAQQAVLAERFGPALKKMGYEI